In one Arenibacter antarcticus genomic region, the following are encoded:
- the serC gene encoding 3-phosphoserine/phosphohydroxythreonine transaminase — protein MKKHNFSAGPCILPQEVIIKASEAVLDFNGQGLSLIEISHRSKDFVEVMDKARSLALELLDLQGKGYQALFLHGGASMEFLMVAYNLLEKKAGYLNTGTWSDKAIKEAKLFGEVIEVGSSKSENFNHIPKGYTIPTDLDYLHLTSNNTIFGTQIKKFPKTASPLVCDMSSDIFSRQLDFSQFDLIYAGAQKNMGPAGTTLVVIKEDILGKVSRKIPSMLNYKVHIEKESMFNTPAVFPIYVSMLTLEWLKNLGGITAIEEINEKKARLLYSEIDLNPLFNGYAKKEDRSLMNATFTLTEDKLKNVFDEMCREAGISGINGHRSVGGYRASMYNALPLESVGTLVDVMSELERKG, from the coding sequence ATGAAAAAACATAATTTTAGCGCAGGACCTTGCATTCTCCCACAGGAGGTTATAATTAAGGCTTCGGAGGCAGTTCTAGATTTTAACGGCCAGGGACTCTCCTTAATAGAAATTTCTCATAGGAGTAAAGATTTTGTGGAAGTAATGGACAAGGCGCGTTCCCTAGCATTGGAATTGTTAGACCTACAAGGGAAGGGTTATCAGGCTCTATTCCTGCACGGTGGTGCCAGTATGGAGTTTTTAATGGTGGCGTACAATTTATTGGAAAAAAAAGCAGGATATCTCAATACCGGAACATGGAGTGACAAAGCCATTAAAGAGGCTAAGCTTTTTGGAGAGGTAATTGAAGTTGGCTCTTCGAAAAGTGAAAATTTTAATCATATCCCCAAGGGCTATACTATCCCAACCGATCTAGATTATCTTCATTTGACCTCTAACAATACCATTTTTGGAACCCAGATCAAAAAATTCCCCAAAACTGCGTCTCCATTAGTCTGCGACATGAGTTCAGACATCTTTTCTAGGCAACTCGATTTTTCGCAATTCGACCTAATTTATGCTGGCGCACAAAAAAACATGGGTCCAGCTGGTACCACTTTGGTGGTTATTAAAGAAGACATTCTGGGTAAGGTTTCCAGGAAAATTCCGTCTATGTTAAACTATAAAGTACACATAGAAAAGGAAAGCATGTTTAATACTCCCGCGGTTTTCCCAATATATGTGTCCATGTTGACTTTGGAATGGTTGAAGAACTTGGGGGGTATTACTGCCATTGAGGAAATAAACGAGAAAAAGGCTCGACTTTTGTATTCGGAAATCGATTTAAATCCTTTGTTCAATGGCTATGCCAAAAAGGAGGATCGATCACTTATGAATGCCACCTTCACCTTGACCGAGGATAAGCTTAAGAACGTTTTTGATGAGATGTGTAGGGAAGCAGGTATTAGTGGTATAAATGGGCACCGATCCGTTGGTGGTTACAGGGCCTCTATGTACAATGCCCTACCCTTGGAAAGCGTGGGTACCCTTGTAGATGTTATGAGTGAACTGGAGAGAAAAGGGTAG
- a CDS encoding sterol desaturase family protein has product MFLEKYLNAFTSSFFGMVNWTWRSIIFDVPWYNNYFWGLIVISLVVWGLEIFFPWRKSQSIFRKDFWLDGFYMFFNFFLFAIVISGFYKILGLLFSDLGIKQASLTLVDMSAYPNWLQLLIFFILLDFVQWYTHVLLHKYGFLWKFHQIHHSVKEMGFAAHLRFHWMENVFYKPLKTFGVMILGGFEPEQAFIVHFFAITIGHLNHSNIKITWGPLKYILNNPVMHLYHHAYELPKGKNGVNYGISLSLWDYIFKTNYIPEDSGNLLLGFEGDEKIPKSFFKQLIHGLGKPKP; this is encoded by the coding sequence ATGTTTCTTGAAAAATATTTAAATGCATTTACCTCGTCATTTTTCGGCATGGTAAATTGGACTTGGAGGTCAATAATATTTGATGTCCCTTGGTACAACAATTACTTTTGGGGTTTAATAGTGATTTCCCTAGTGGTATGGGGCTTAGAGATTTTCTTCCCTTGGCGAAAAAGTCAGTCTATTTTTAGAAAAGATTTTTGGCTGGACGGCTTTTATATGTTCTTTAATTTCTTCCTGTTTGCAATCGTCATTAGCGGATTTTATAAAATATTGGGGCTTTTATTCAGTGATCTGGGCATAAAACAAGCTAGCCTGACTTTAGTAGATATGTCTGCCTATCCCAACTGGTTGCAATTATTGATTTTTTTCATACTGTTAGATTTTGTTCAGTGGTACACCCATGTGCTACTTCATAAATATGGATTTTTATGGAAATTCCATCAAATTCATCACAGTGTTAAGGAGATGGGCTTTGCAGCGCACCTTCGATTCCATTGGATGGAAAATGTATTTTATAAGCCCTTAAAGACATTTGGGGTTATGATCTTAGGCGGATTTGAGCCAGAACAAGCATTTATCGTACATTTTTTCGCCATAACCATTGGTCACCTAAACCATTCCAATATTAAAATTACTTGGGGTCCTTTAAAATATATTTTAAATAATCCTGTAATGCACTTATACCATCATGCCTACGAATTGCCAAAAGGAAAGAATGGGGTGAATTATGGAATTAGTCTAAGTTTGTGGGATTATATTTTTAAGACCAATTATATTCCAGAAGATAGCGGGAATCTACTATTGGGATTTGAAGGGGATGAAAAAATTCCAAAATCATTTTTCAAACAATTAATCCACGGTTTAGGGAAACCTAAACCGTAG
- a CDS encoding DUF6787 family protein, which produces MKKLKERWGVSSNLQLVIIFVVFSVTGSSAVYIAKPFLQLIGLQRDSFSPDFIWGGLTYLVIRIMLIFPFYQILLVIYGWLFGQFKFFWEFEKKMLNRIGLGFIFK; this is translated from the coding sequence ATGAAGAAATTAAAAGAACGTTGGGGAGTATCCTCTAATTTGCAATTGGTCATAATCTTTGTGGTTTTTTCCGTTACTGGCTCTTCTGCAGTATATATAGCAAAGCCTTTCCTTCAATTAATCGGTTTACAACGTGATAGTTTTTCCCCAGATTTTATTTGGGGTGGATTGACTTATCTAGTCATCAGGATTATGCTGATCTTTCCTTTTTACCAAATACTTTTAGTTATTTATGGCTGGCTCTTTGGTCAGTTTAAGTTTTTCTGGGAATTCGAAAAAAAGATGCTCAACAGAATAGGTTTGGGCTTTATTTTTAAATAA
- a CDS encoding DUF937 domain-containing protein, with translation MSGLLDLLNSPMGKQLISGVASQTGQPENKTADVLSMAMPLLLGAMKKNASSPQGADGLLSALSSKHDGGILDNLGGLFGGGVDQNVIKDGEGILGHVFGNKQANVENALSQKSGLDAGSVAQILKIAAPLVMAYLGKQKAQGDVKDANGLNTLLGSMLGGQPDQNRSLITTLLDADGDGSVLDDVAGMVMGGNKKKGGLGGMLSGLFGK, from the coding sequence ATGTCAGGATTATTGGATTTATTGAATAGCCCAATGGGTAAACAGTTGATTAGCGGAGTTGCCAGTCAAACTGGGCAACCAGAAAACAAAACTGCGGATGTTTTGAGTATGGCCATGCCCTTACTTTTGGGAGCTATGAAAAAGAACGCTTCCTCTCCCCAGGGTGCAGATGGACTTTTAAGTGCACTATCTTCCAAACATGATGGAGGTATTCTAGATAATCTAGGCGGATTGTTTGGTGGAGGTGTAGATCAAAACGTTATTAAAGACGGGGAAGGAATCCTTGGTCATGTATTTGGCAACAAACAGGCTAATGTAGAAAATGCCCTTAGTCAAAAATCAGGTTTGGATGCGGGATCTGTAGCCCAGATTCTAAAAATTGCGGCTCCATTAGTAATGGCTTACCTAGGAAAACAAAAGGCCCAAGGCGATGTTAAGGATGCCAACGGCTTAAATACCTTATTGGGAAGTATGTTGGGTGGTCAGCCAGATCAGAACAGAAGTTTAATTACAACCTTGTTGGATGCCGATGGAGATGGAAGTGTATTGGACGATGTTGCGGGAATGGTCATGGGTGGCAATAAAAAGAAAGGTGGCCTTGGCGGAATGCTAAGTGGACTATTCGGAAAATAA
- a CDS encoding TonB-dependent receptor: MKNILLSLLSSMAVFTTYSQNTLSGRITDRSTNEPLEQVSVYFPDLEKGTITNENGSFTIGKLPPGIYKVVASYIGFQSFTQNITLQQGKNRLNIALSPSAIEMEEVIVSTPFHKLQRDNVMKVEFAKIATLKSKGPPTLIEGIGKIPGVGVVSTGVGIGKPVIRGLTSNRVLVYTQGIRLENQQFGAEHGLGVNEAGIESVEVIKGPASLLYGSDAMGGVLYLNPEKFLTPNSTEGDVNLSYNSNTQGITSNVGVRSSGEKLRFLARAATNNHIDYTGGDGNKVTNSRFNEKDLKMGVSYQNTIFKSEIRYNYNQSNLGIPETIGTQTTSRTPELPYQKINNHILSSKSKIFFENTSLDLTLGYIGNFRKEFEDHHHDENETDPDNGEEEHSEAALDMKLNTFNYNILYLLPKWGKSETIVGIQGIHQTNANFGEEILIPDATTNDVGVLGTTHFHLNENNDFQFGLRYDYRKIAGKAYGILGEEGYIADLDRDFSSFNGAFGYKNNISKQITARINVATGFRAPNLAELTSYGGHSGANRFEIGNADLKNEQNIQVDLALEFQNEHVELFLNGFHNSIKNYIFIAPDGTFINQNAVYNYLQQDATLYGGEVGFHLHPHPYDWLHIESSYQTVFGKLNHGNPLPLIPANNLTNTLRVAFFNANSWWLRTNAFISLNTTFKQGKIGEFETVTPEYSILDAGFGGELKFMKRSMNINISANNILNKKYIAHLSRLKSDGILNIGRSVTLGVTILL, encoded by the coding sequence ATGAAAAATATATTATTGTCATTGCTCTCCAGCATGGCAGTCTTTACCACCTATTCACAAAATACCCTTAGCGGAAGAATAACCGACAGGTCTACCAACGAACCCTTGGAGCAAGTTTCCGTTTACTTTCCTGATTTGGAAAAAGGGACTATTACCAATGAAAACGGAAGTTTCACAATAGGCAAATTACCTCCTGGCATTTATAAAGTGGTAGCTTCTTATATTGGATTCCAGAGCTTTACTCAGAATATCACCTTACAACAAGGGAAAAACCGACTCAACATTGCACTTTCCCCCAGCGCCATAGAAATGGAGGAGGTAATTGTATCTACCCCCTTTCATAAATTGCAACGCGATAACGTAATGAAGGTGGAGTTTGCTAAAATAGCTACCCTTAAATCTAAAGGCCCCCCTACCTTAATAGAGGGAATTGGAAAAATTCCAGGTGTTGGGGTTGTTTCTACTGGTGTAGGGATTGGAAAACCAGTAATTAGAGGACTAACTTCCAACAGAGTCTTGGTTTATACCCAGGGAATCCGATTGGAAAATCAACAATTTGGGGCAGAACACGGCCTTGGTGTCAACGAAGCGGGTATAGAGAGCGTAGAGGTGATTAAAGGTCCCGCTTCCCTACTCTATGGTTCCGATGCCATGGGAGGAGTACTTTACTTAAATCCTGAAAAATTTTTGACGCCGAATAGTACGGAAGGGGATGTAAATCTAAGCTATAACTCAAATACCCAAGGAATAACAAGTAATGTAGGAGTTAGATCATCTGGAGAAAAATTAAGGTTTTTAGCTAGAGCAGCTACTAATAACCATATAGACTATACCGGAGGAGATGGAAATAAAGTAACCAATTCTAGATTCAATGAAAAGGACCTTAAAATGGGTGTGAGCTACCAAAATACGATCTTTAAAAGTGAAATAAGGTATAACTACAACCAATCTAACCTAGGAATACCTGAAACTATTGGGACCCAAACAACCTCTAGAACACCAGAATTGCCGTACCAAAAAATTAACAATCATATTTTGAGCTCAAAATCCAAGATATTTTTTGAAAACACTAGTTTGGACCTTACCCTTGGATATATCGGCAATTTCCGAAAGGAATTTGAAGATCACCACCATGATGAAAATGAAACAGATCCTGATAACGGGGAAGAGGAACATTCAGAGGCAGCTTTGGATATGAAACTCAATACCTTTAATTACAATATATTATACCTACTACCCAAATGGGGGAAATCTGAAACTATTGTTGGAATCCAAGGTATTCATCAGACCAATGCCAATTTTGGGGAAGAAATTTTAATTCCTGATGCTACTACCAACGATGTTGGAGTTTTGGGAACTACTCATTTTCACCTTAACGAGAACAACGATTTTCAATTTGGGTTGCGTTATGATTATCGAAAAATAGCCGGAAAGGCTTATGGAATTTTAGGTGAAGAAGGATATATTGCTGATTTGGATCGTGATTTTAGCAGTTTTAATGGCGCATTCGGTTACAAAAACAATATTTCCAAACAGATTACTGCACGTATCAATGTGGCTACAGGGTTTAGGGCACCTAATTTAGCGGAGCTTACCTCCTACGGTGGCCATTCTGGGGCGAATAGGTTTGAAATTGGAAATGCGGATCTAAAAAACGAACAAAATATTCAAGTGGACCTAGCCTTGGAATTTCAAAATGAGCACGTGGAATTATTCCTGAACGGGTTTCATAATAGTATTAAGAACTATATTTTTATTGCTCCGGACGGAACCTTTATAAATCAAAATGCCGTGTATAACTATCTTCAGCAAGATGCCACATTGTATGGTGGGGAAGTTGGTTTCCATTTACACCCACATCCCTATGATTGGCTTCACATAGAAAGTAGTTATCAAACAGTATTTGGCAAACTAAACCATGGGAATCCACTCCCCTTAATTCCCGCTAATAATCTTACTAATACCCTAAGGGTAGCGTTTTTTAATGCTAACTCTTGGTGGTTAAGAACCAATGCCTTTATCTCTTTAAATACCACATTTAAGCAAGGAAAGATAGGCGAATTTGAAACTGTAACACCGGAATACTCAATTTTGGATGCAGGTTTTGGTGGAGAGTTAAAATTCATGAAGAGGTCTATGAATATCAATATTAGCGCTAATAATATTTTAAACAAAAAATATATTGCACATCTTTCGCGATTAAAAAGCGATGGAATCCTAAATATAGGACGATCGGTTACCCTAGGAGTAACTATTCTTTTATAA
- a CDS encoding sulfite oxidase: protein MKRRHFVTRTALGSLAGLLGAEIVFGANIPDNYDLLGLQDPDPFKLFGKDKEMLVLNSKPWNMEAVAHLLDDKVTPNPYIFVRNNGQVPEDINEKEWTLTIDGESVKEKKTFTLEELKSKFKQYTYQLTLECGGNGRKEFNPPAKGNQWDIGAVYAASWTGVRLRDVLDAVGVKSDAVYIGYHAIDKHLSGDPTKSPISRGVPMSKANQDETLLAFQMNGEDIPLVHGFPLRLVCGGWPASASGKWVNRISVRNKVHDGEKMTGSSYRVPCNPVAAGEEVKDEDMCIIESMPVKSLITYPKSGAQLVEGEKLNIRGHAWAGDLEVSEVHYSIDFGVTWSDCLLEKPVNRLAWQHFKASISFPKLGYYEVWARAVDANGDSQPMLVPGWNPKGYLNNACHRIAVKIV from the coding sequence ATGAAGAGAAGACATTTTGTGACAAGGACCGCATTAGGGTCTTTGGCAGGTCTCTTAGGAGCCGAAATCGTTTTCGGGGCCAATATTCCTGATAACTACGATCTTTTAGGATTGCAGGATCCCGATCCATTTAAATTGTTCGGTAAGGACAAAGAAATGTTAGTGCTTAACAGTAAACCATGGAATATGGAGGCAGTTGCACATCTCCTTGACGACAAGGTAACTCCAAACCCATATATTTTTGTACGAAACAATGGCCAGGTACCTGAAGATATCAATGAAAAGGAATGGACCCTCACCATTGATGGGGAATCTGTAAAAGAAAAGAAAACGTTTACACTGGAAGAGTTAAAGTCCAAGTTTAAACAGTATACCTACCAACTCACCTTGGAATGCGGTGGTAATGGAAGGAAAGAATTTAATCCTCCTGCAAAAGGAAATCAATGGGATATTGGCGCCGTGTACGCTGCCAGTTGGACAGGGGTTAGGTTGCGGGATGTTTTGGATGCAGTTGGGGTAAAAAGTGATGCCGTTTATATTGGGTACCACGCAATAGATAAGCACCTAAGTGGGGACCCAACAAAGTCGCCCATCTCTAGGGGAGTGCCCATGTCCAAAGCCAATCAGGATGAAACTTTGTTGGCGTTCCAGATGAACGGGGAAGATATTCCCTTGGTACATGGTTTTCCACTTCGATTGGTTTGCGGAGGGTGGCCAGCATCCGCTTCTGGTAAATGGGTAAATAGGATCAGTGTACGCAACAAAGTGCACGATGGTGAGAAAATGACAGGTTCATCCTATAGAGTTCCCTGTAACCCGGTGGCTGCGGGAGAAGAAGTGAAAGACGAGGATATGTGTATTATTGAGTCCATGCCAGTTAAATCCTTAATTACGTATCCCAAATCTGGTGCACAACTGGTAGAGGGTGAAAAATTAAATATAAGGGGACATGCTTGGGCAGGGGATCTGGAAGTATCAGAGGTGCATTATTCCATTGATTTTGGGGTCACTTGGTCCGATTGTTTATTAGAAAAACCTGTAAATAGATTGGCTTGGCAGCATTTTAAGGCTAGTATTAGCTTTCCAAAACTAGGCTACTACGAAGTATGGGCAAGAGCCGTAGATGCCAATGGAGACAGTCAACCTATGTTGGTGCCTGGTTGGAACCCAAAAGGATACCTCAATAATGCTTGCCATAGAATTGCGGTAAAAATTGTATAA
- a CDS encoding 4Fe-4S dicluster domain-containing protein produces MAIIITDECINCGACEPECPNTAIYEGADDWRYSDGTLLKGKVKLPNGKEVDADESQEPVSDEIYFIVPDKCTECKGFHDEPQCAAVCPVDCCVPDDSHVETEEELLGKQRFMHPD; encoded by the coding sequence ATGGCAATTATAATAACAGATGAATGCATAAATTGTGGAGCTTGTGAACCTGAGTGTCCTAATACAGCAATTTATGAAGGAGCAGATGATTGGCGGTATAGTGATGGGACCCTTTTAAAAGGGAAAGTTAAACTTCCAAATGGTAAGGAGGTAGATGCAGACGAGTCACAAGAGCCTGTCAGTGATGAGATCTATTTTATTGTTCCTGATAAATGTACAGAGTGCAAAGGCTTCCATGATGAGCCACAATGTGCTGCAGTATGCCCTGTAGATTGTTGTGTGCCAGATGATAGCCATGTAGAAACAGAAGAAGAGCTATTGGGCAAGCAGCGTTTTATGCACCCCGATTAG
- a CDS encoding D-2-hydroxyacid dehydrogenase has translation MKVLANDGISKSGKENLEKAGFEVLAIRVAQEQLIPYINENEVTVLLVRSATQVTKEVLDKCPTLKIIGRGGVGMDNIEVEYAKSKGLHVINTPSASSSSVAELVFAHLFTGVRFLHDANRNMPLEGDSNFSKLKKAYANGMELRNKTIGIIGFGRVGLETARIALGLGMKVLFVDPLMDTASVTVPFFDGRSISFELHGTTLDQLLKTSDFISLHVPAQNSYIIGKKEFELMKNGVGIINAARGGVMDEVALVEALESGKVAFAGLDVFESEPIPEIRILMHPDISLTPHIGAATAEAQDRIGLELATQIIALYN, from the coding sequence ATGAAAGTATTAGCAAACGACGGAATATCAAAAAGCGGTAAAGAAAACTTGGAAAAGGCTGGATTTGAAGTGCTAGCCATCCGTGTAGCACAGGAGCAGCTTATTCCTTACATCAATGAAAATGAGGTAACAGTTCTCTTGGTTAGGAGTGCAACACAGGTAACCAAAGAAGTACTGGATAAATGTCCCACCCTAAAGATTATAGGTCGTGGTGGGGTAGGTATGGACAACATTGAGGTAGAATATGCAAAATCTAAAGGCCTGCATGTCATTAACACCCCGTCAGCATCCTCCTCATCGGTAGCTGAACTGGTCTTTGCCCACTTATTCACAGGAGTCCGTTTTCTACATGATGCCAATAGAAACATGCCCTTGGAAGGGGACAGTAATTTTAGCAAACTAAAGAAAGCCTATGCCAACGGCATGGAACTTAGGAACAAGACCATAGGAATTATCGGTTTTGGAAGAGTTGGTTTAGAAACCGCAAGAATAGCACTAGGTTTGGGCATGAAAGTACTATTTGTTGATCCTTTAATGGATACAGCATCGGTAACCGTTCCTTTTTTTGATGGTAGGTCTATTTCCTTTGAACTTCATGGAACAACATTGGATCAATTATTAAAAACTTCGGATTTTATAAGTTTACATGTACCCGCTCAAAATTCATATATCATTGGTAAAAAAGAATTTGAACTGATGAAAAATGGGGTTGGTATCATTAATGCTGCCCGTGGTGGCGTAATGGACGAGGTTGCTTTGGTAGAAGCATTGGAAAGCGGGAAGGTAGCCTTCGCAGGCTTGGATGTTTTTGAATCAGAGCCCATTCCGGAAATAAGGATATTGATGCATCCAGACATATCCCTAACACCTCATATAGGTGCTGCAACTGCAGAGGCACAAGATCGCATAGGGCTAGAGTTGGCGACCCAGATAATTGCACTGTACAATTAA
- a CDS encoding acyl-CoA reductase has protein sequence MTEHALRLNAFVKLGSFFKDYCEYAKKNPQLDLKPNPWFKTFDETITLAGHKNGWFTPENILFSIENWGDLLSRERLTDWLSPYDLNKNSPKSVAVIMAGNIPLVGFHDFLCTLISGNRAILKLSSNDKVLLPFVCSYLVEMEPSLKDDIVFADGRLEHFDAVIATGSDNTSRYFEHYFGKKSNIIRKNRNSVAVLTGRESEAQLRALGEDVFRYYGLGCRSVSKLFVPKDYNFDSFFKAVFPFNSILEQAKYANNYDYNKAVYLMSLFKILENGFLMLKEDTNYASPIATLFYEPYDSIEELKIRLRNDSDRLQCIVADGLMEDEIPFGQTQKPALTAYADNMDTVEFLLKI, from the coding sequence ATGACCGAGCACGCACTTAGATTAAATGCTTTTGTTAAACTTGGCAGTTTTTTCAAGGATTACTGCGAATATGCAAAAAAGAATCCACAATTAGACCTCAAACCAAATCCGTGGTTCAAAACTTTTGATGAAACCATCACATTGGCCGGACACAAAAATGGATGGTTTACACCCGAAAATATCCTCTTTAGTATAGAGAATTGGGGGGACCTACTTAGTCGTGAAAGATTGACTGATTGGCTATCTCCATATGACCTTAATAAAAATTCACCCAAATCCGTGGCAGTGATCATGGCCGGAAATATTCCTCTGGTCGGATTTCATGATTTTTTATGTACTCTTATTAGCGGAAACAGGGCAATACTAAAACTTTCTTCCAATGACAAGGTGTTATTGCCTTTTGTTTGCAGTTATTTAGTAGAAATGGAACCTAGCCTAAAAGATGATATCGTTTTTGCTGATGGTAGATTGGAGCATTTTGATGCGGTAATTGCCACTGGAAGTGATAATACTTCGAGATATTTTGAACATTATTTTGGAAAAAAATCTAATATAATCCGTAAAAACCGTAATTCGGTAGCCGTTTTAACAGGCCGCGAATCCGAAGCGCAATTAAGAGCATTGGGGGAGGATGTTTTTAGGTACTATGGCCTTGGGTGCAGAAGTGTTTCCAAACTGTTTGTTCCTAAAGACTACAATTTCGATTCTTTTTTTAAAGCCGTTTTTCCATTCAATTCAATATTGGAACAGGCAAAATACGCCAATAACTACGATTACAACAAAGCGGTGTACCTTATGAGCTTATTTAAAATTTTGGAAAATGGTTTTCTAATGCTCAAGGAAGATACAAACTACGCCTCCCCTATTGCCACTTTGTTTTACGAACCATACGATTCCATAGAGGAATTAAAAATTCGCTTAAGAAATGATAGTGATAGATTGCAATGTATTGTAGCAGATGGACTTATGGAAGATGAAATTCCATTTGGACAAACCCAAAAACCCGCGTTAACGGCTTATGCAGACAATATGGATACTGTTGAATTCTTGTTGAAAATTTAA
- a CDS encoding DUF6146 family protein encodes MKKIPLYVGMLVFLLSLSISGCGGAKQVNAVSDDEKLAFAKTVGDTISIADEKTEYEILIIEPGFDFWLQSIAKPEGYYSQSFLENRNQLYVTEWNIRASQPFSYDPNLYELRIDYDPHIDYGYEVNYKLYNYFIYFQRKYNQRLGPFVPRI; translated from the coding sequence ATGAAAAAGATCCCGTTATATGTAGGAATGTTAGTTTTTTTGTTATCCCTGTCTATTTCTGGCTGTGGCGGGGCAAAACAAGTTAATGCAGTTTCTGATGATGAAAAATTAGCTTTTGCAAAAACTGTAGGAGACACCATCTCCATTGCTGACGAAAAAACGGAATACGAGATACTAATCATAGAGCCAGGATTCGACTTTTGGCTGCAAAGTATCGCCAAACCTGAAGGGTATTATTCGCAATCCTTCCTGGAAAATAGGAATCAACTTTATGTGACTGAATGGAACATAAGGGCTTCCCAACCATTCTCCTACGATCCTAACCTTTATGAATTACGTATCGATTATGATCCACATATCGATTATGGCTATGAAGTAAATTATAAACTGTATAATTACTTCATATATTTTCAACGCAAATACAATCAACGTTTAGGACCCTTTGTTCCCCGCATTTAA
- the folE gene encoding GTP cyclohydrolase I FolE, translating to MAPYKNLEEYNLEITDEVKMRYSSILNEIGEDVEREGLLKTPERAAKAMLFLTQGYKQNAVEILEGAMFKETYDDMVIIKDIELYSLCEHHMLPFFGKAHIAYIPNGQIVGLSKIPRVVDVFARRLQVQERLTHDILECLNNTLKPKGVAVVIEASHMCMMMRGVQKQNSVTTTSGFRGQFEKIETRSEFLKLISSDLS from the coding sequence ATGGCACCATATAAGAACTTAGAAGAATATAACTTAGAGATTACCGATGAAGTGAAAATGAGATATTCATCCATTCTAAATGAAATTGGAGAGGATGTAGAAAGGGAAGGGTTGTTGAAAACCCCAGAAAGAGCTGCAAAAGCTATGCTTTTTTTAACGCAAGGTTACAAACAGAACGCCGTAGAAATTTTGGAAGGAGCCATGTTTAAGGAAACTTATGATGATATGGTGATAATAAAGGATATAGAATTGTATTCCCTATGTGAACACCATATGCTGCCATTTTTTGGAAAGGCTCATATTGCCTATATCCCCAATGGTCAGATCGTAGGCTTAAGTAAAATCCCTAGGGTTGTAGATGTTTTTGCCAGGCGTTTGCAAGTGCAAGAAAGATTGACCCATGATATTCTTGAATGTCTAAACAACACCCTTAAACCCAAAGGAGTGGCGGTTGTTATAGAAGCATCTCATATGTGTATGATGATGAGAGGGGTGCAAAAACAGAATTCGGTCACTACTACTTCAGGGTTTAGGGGGCAATTCGAAAAAATAGAAACTAGAAGCGAATTTTTAAAATTAATTAGTTCCGATCTATCCTAA
- a CDS encoding monoheme cytochrome C, whose amino-acid sequence MKEHDKFKRQVRSIYTVLLVSCFMVFLIGILGIAYMASPSSFVFKVDSPNTELVTVTTDEDNWDKIENGIHLRTGLKDAEGLMAVVNNCTNCHSAQLVMQNRMNEERWIETIRWMQETQNLWDLGDNENIIVNYLVTNYPLLNKGRRENLTDIEWYTLKE is encoded by the coding sequence ATGAAGGAGCACGATAAGTTTAAGCGCCAAGTACGGTCCATTTATACGGTACTATTGGTGTCCTGTTTCATGGTTTTCCTTATAGGGATATTAGGAATTGCCTATATGGCATCGCCTTCCTCTTTTGTATTTAAAGTGGATAGCCCCAACACAGAGTTGGTAACGGTGACGACAGATGAGGACAACTGGGATAAAATTGAGAACGGGATACACCTAAGGACCGGACTTAAAGATGCCGAGGGGTTAATGGCGGTGGTAAATAATTGTACCAATTGTCATTCTGCACAATTAGTAATGCAGAACCGAATGAATGAAGAAAGATGGATAGAGACCATAAGATGGATGCAGGAAACCCAGAATTTATGGGACTTGGGTGATAATGAAAATATTATAGTCAATTACTTAGTCACTAACTATCCATTATTGAACAAGGGCAGGAGGGAGAATCTTACCGATATAGAATGGTATACCCTCAAAGAATAA